A DNA window from Mucilaginibacter xinganensis contains the following coding sequences:
- the rpe gene encoding ribulose-phosphate 3-epimerase, translating into MNHLIAPSILAADFANLQRDIELINKSDADWIHVDIMDGMFVPNISFGFPVVSAVNKHATKPLDVHLMIVDPDRYLKNFKDAGAAGMTVHIEACPNLHRTVQYIKELGCRAAVALNPHTPVALLEDIISSLDMVLIMSVNPGFGGQKFIENTYKKLRDIKALARRYNPELYIEVDGGVDSSNAEKLVEAGANVLVAGNSVFSAPDPTVAIANLKNLGSAARS; encoded by the coding sequence ATGAACCACCTGATAGCGCCCTCAATTTTAGCCGCCGATTTTGCCAACCTGCAACGCGATATTGAACTGATAAATAAAAGTGATGCAGACTGGATCCATGTTGATATTATGGATGGGATGTTTGTGCCCAATATTTCATTTGGTTTCCCGGTTGTTAGTGCTGTAAATAAGCATGCAACCAAGCCGCTGGATGTTCACTTGATGATTGTTGATCCTGACCGTTACCTGAAAAATTTTAAGGATGCCGGCGCCGCAGGAATGACAGTTCATATTGAAGCCTGCCCTAATTTACACCGCACTGTTCAATATATTAAAGAACTGGGTTGCAGGGCAGCGGTGGCACTTAACCCGCATACCCCCGTTGCTTTACTGGAAGACATAATAAGCAGCCTGGATATGGTTCTGATAATGTCAGTAAACCCTGGGTTTGGAGGGCAAAAATTTATCGAAAACACTTACAAAAAGCTTAGGGATATCAAAGCGCTTGCCAGGAGATACAACCCGGAACTTTACATTGAAGTAGATGGTGGAGTTGACAGTAGTAACGCTGAAAAATTAGTTGAAGCTGGTGCTAATGTGTTGGTTGCCGGTAACTCAGTTTTTTCGGCACCTGATCCAACGGTGGCTATCGCAAACTTGAAAAATTTGGGCAGCGCCGCCCGATCGTGA
- the serC gene encoding 3-phosphoserine/phosphohydroxythreonine transaminase, translating into MKHNFGAGPGILPHEVLKQAAAAVVDFGGIGLSILEISHRSPEFESVLDEAVKLVKELFSVPEGYSVLFLQGGASTQFALAPYNLLPEGGKAAYLETGVWANKALKEAKFFGDVEIVASSKDKNFTYIPKDYKIPADAAYFHITSNNTIYGTQLQQFPKSPVPMVCDMSSDIFSRKIDVADFGLIYAGAQKNMGPAGVTLVIVKDSLLGKTGRKIPAMFNYQVQVEGGSMYNTPPVFAIYVSMLTLNWLKSKGGVEAIEKENIAKARVLYEEIDRNPLFKPVCEVEDRSHMNVCFVMENPELEKPFLKLCDDKGIVGIKGHRSVGGFRASIYNALPITSVYVLIDAMQEFAEKNK; encoded by the coding sequence ATGAAACATAATTTTGGCGCCGGACCAGGCATTTTACCGCACGAAGTTTTAAAACAGGCAGCAGCGGCAGTTGTTGATTTTGGAGGAATCGGACTTTCTATATTGGAAATTTCACATCGTTCGCCTGAATTTGAATCTGTTTTAGACGAGGCTGTAAAACTGGTAAAGGAATTATTCAGTGTACCTGAAGGTTATTCTGTTTTATTTTTACAGGGTGGTGCCAGCACGCAGTTCGCTTTAGCACCGTACAACCTGTTGCCCGAAGGAGGTAAAGCGGCATATCTGGAAACAGGCGTATGGGCTAACAAAGCATTAAAGGAAGCTAAATTTTTTGGTGATGTTGAGATTGTTGCCTCTTCAAAAGATAAAAACTTTACTTATATACCTAAAGATTATAAGATCCCGGCTGACGCAGCATACTTCCACATCACTTCAAACAACACCATTTACGGAACACAGTTACAGCAGTTTCCTAAATCGCCGGTGCCAATGGTTTGTGATATGTCATCAGATATATTCAGCCGTAAAATTGATGTTGCTGATTTTGGTTTAATATATGCAGGTGCTCAAAAAAATATGGGTCCGGCGGGTGTAACGCTGGTGATTGTTAAAGATTCGCTTTTAGGTAAAACCGGCAGAAAGATCCCGGCAATGTTCAATTATCAGGTTCAGGTTGAAGGCGGCTCTATGTACAATACCCCGCCGGTATTTGCAATCTATGTTTCTATGCTAACCCTTAACTGGTTAAAATCAAAAGGGGGTGTTGAAGCCATTGAAAAAGAGAACATAGCCAAAGCCCGCGTTTTATACGAAGAAATTGACCGTAACCCATTATTCAAGCCCGTTTGCGAGGTTGAAGACAGGTCGCACATGAATGTTTGCTTTGTGATGGAAAATCCGGAACTTGAAAAGCCTTTTTTAAAGCTTTGCGACGACAAAGGCATAGTGGGAATTAAAGGCCACAGGAGTGTTGGCGGTTTCCGCGCTTCAATTTACAATGCGCTGCCTATAACCAGCGTGTACGTGCTGATTGACGCAATGCAGGAATTTGCTGAAAAAAATAAATAA
- a CDS encoding MBL fold metallo-hydrolase → MKLTIHGAAQQVTGSMHLLEVGQFKILIDCGLDYEKDRNIQANENFLFKPEEIDVVILTHAHIDHSGNLPTLVRLGFEGQILCTPPTADLTELLLLDSVNIFMRKADKGRKHRKGKFNTAAQPLYLQKHVMDTVERFVTIGFNKPFRINGSIELTFIPVGHLLGAAAAVFKVIEDGVEKSIAFTGDIGRKNYPVLDDPQTLPPVDYLVTESTYGGRLHTKDKTVEQALVETIEKACVKEQGRLIIPAFSIGRTQSLVYSLNKIFSSGLLPPVKVFVDSPLATRSTGVFRKYHYLVNQEAQDFYSKRGDEFEFDNLEYVESLKDSRQVSNYFEPCIIISSAGMLEGGRIQDHLFYNIQNYYCTILFIGYCAKGTLGHRLLRGDPIVHIKDRELAVYATIKQTDVLSAHGDHDDLVNTVKQQDKAKLKNVFLVHGETSSMQALADALTGEGYAVTIPAKGVSYLLS, encoded by the coding sequence ATGAAATTAACTATACACGGGGCTGCGCAACAGGTAACAGGCAGCATGCATTTGCTTGAGGTGGGACAGTTTAAAATATTGATAGATTGCGGCCTTGACTACGAAAAAGACAGAAATATACAGGCTAATGAAAACTTTCTTTTTAAACCTGAAGAAATAGACGTTGTAATACTCACCCATGCCCACATTGACCATTCAGGTAATTTACCGACGCTGGTACGCCTGGGATTTGAAGGGCAAATTTTGTGCACGCCGCCTACTGCTGATCTGACCGAACTGTTACTGCTCGATTCTGTAAATATATTTATGCGCAAGGCAGACAAGGGGCGCAAACACCGGAAAGGAAAATTCAACACTGCCGCACAACCATTATATCTCCAAAAACATGTGATGGATACCGTGGAACGCTTTGTAACCATCGGTTTTAATAAACCGTTTCGTATAAATGGCAGTATTGAGCTAACGTTTATACCTGTAGGACATTTATTGGGAGCCGCCGCTGCTGTATTTAAAGTAATTGAAGACGGGGTAGAAAAGTCGATTGCATTTACCGGTGATATTGGCCGAAAAAACTACCCGGTGCTGGATGATCCGCAAACATTGCCGCCTGTTGACTACCTGGTAACTGAATCCACCTATGGCGGCAGGCTGCATACCAAAGATAAAACAGTTGAACAAGCACTTGTTGAAACCATTGAAAAAGCCTGTGTTAAAGAGCAGGGCCGCCTGATAATCCCTGCGTTTAGCATAGGGCGTACCCAATCATTGGTTTACTCGCTCAATAAGATCTTCAGCAGCGGTTTGCTGCCACCGGTAAAGGTGTTTGTTGACAGCCCGCTGGCTACCCGCTCAACCGGGGTATTTCGCAAATACCATTACCTGGTGAACCAGGAAGCGCAGGACTTTTACAGTAAACGGGGCGATGAGTTTGAATTTGACAACCTGGAATATGTTGAATCGCTTAAAGACAGCCGCCAGGTTTCTAATTACTTCGAGCCGTGTATCATCATTTCATCAGCCGGAATGCTGGAGGGCGGGCGAATCCAGGATCACCTTTTTTATAACATCCAGAATTACTACTGTACCATATTATTTATCGGTTACTGCGCAAAAGGCACACTTGGGCATCGTTTGCTACGCGGAGACCCCATTGTACACATTAAAGACCGCGAGCTTGCCGTTTACGCTACCATTAAGCAAACCGATGTGCTAAGCGCTCACGGCGATCATGATGACCTTGTTAATACCGTTAAACAGCAGGACAAGGCAAAACTAAAAAATGTTTTTTTGGTACACGGAGAAACATCCAGCATGCAGGCCTTGGCAGATGCTTTAACGGGAGAAGGTTATGCGGTAACCATACCGGCAAAGGGCGTTTCTTATTTGCTTTCGTAA
- a CDS encoding DUF4337 family protein: protein MEEIENFSDKIHEQSNEHAHHMLSEGKEKWVLYVALTTAVFAVLAAIAGLMAGAHADEAMLSQMRASDQWAFYQAKGVKSEILISSNKILVAMGKPPVTEDLNKVKENKAEQAAIMAEAKTFQQESDEHTAKHSTLAKSVTLFQVAIAIGAISIITKRKALWLGSMGFAAIGLFFLLGGFL from the coding sequence ATGGAAGAAATAGAAAACTTTTCGGATAAGATACACGAGCAAAGTAACGAACATGCACACCACATGTTAAGTGAGGGTAAAGAAAAGTGGGTGTTATATGTGGCGCTAACAACTGCTGTGTTTGCAGTGTTAGCGGCAATAGCGGGCCTTATGGCTGGTGCACACGCTGATGAAGCCATGTTGTCGCAAATGCGTGCATCAGATCAGTGGGCTTTTTACCAGGCAAAGGGTGTTAAATCTGAAATACTTATTTCCTCAAATAAAATCCTGGTAGCTATGGGGAAGCCGCCTGTTACCGAAGATTTAAACAAGGTAAAGGAAAATAAAGCAGAACAGGCTGCAATAATGGCTGAAGCGAAAACTTTTCAACAGGAAAGTGATGAACATACAGCCAAACACTCAACGCTCGCAAAAAGTGTAACCTTGTTCCAGGTTGCTATTGCTATTGGCGCCATATCTATCATAACCAAGCGAAAAGCACTTTGGTTGGGAAGTATGGGATTTGCAGCCATCGGACTGTTCTTTTTATTGGGCGGATTTCTGTAA
- a CDS encoding D-2-hydroxyacid dehydrogenase produces MIKILANDGIDPIGKKMLEDAGFFVDTNNIPQEELPVKLQGYDAITVRSATKVRKALIDACPNLKLIGRGGVGVDNIDVDYAKEKGLGVYNTPASSSLSVAELVFAQLFGCVRFLPDSNRKMPVEGNTKFNDLKKAYAKGIELRDKTLGIVGFGRIGREVAKIAIGVGMNVLAYDLYPFSPELELTLGGGTKVKVAVKSATLDEIIKTADFITLHTPFVDKALIGAAELAQMKKGVGLVNISRGGLIDELALVDALNSGQVSFAALDVFDNEPTPREEIIKHPKISLTPHIGAATNEAQERIGVELASLIIGHFNK; encoded by the coding sequence ATGATAAAAATATTAGCCAATGATGGCATCGATCCGATAGGCAAAAAAATGCTGGAGGATGCCGGTTTTTTTGTAGATACAAATAACATTCCGCAGGAAGAGCTTCCTGTAAAATTACAGGGTTACGATGCGATAACTGTACGTAGCGCCACTAAAGTTCGAAAAGCATTAATAGATGCCTGTCCTAATCTGAAGCTGATTGGCAGGGGTGGTGTAGGTGTTGATAATATTGATGTTGATTATGCCAAAGAAAAAGGCCTGGGCGTATATAACACGCCTGCTTCATCATCATTGTCGGTAGCCGAACTGGTATTTGCACAACTATTCGGTTGTGTGCGTTTTTTACCTGACAGCAACCGTAAGATGCCTGTTGAAGGCAACACTAAATTTAACGACCTTAAAAAAGCTTACGCTAAAGGTATTGAGCTGCGCGATAAAACTTTAGGTATAGTAGGTTTTGGGCGCATTGGCCGCGAGGTGGCTAAGATTGCTATTGGTGTTGGTATGAATGTATTGGCGTATGACCTTTATCCGTTTAGCCCCGAGCTGGAGCTTACCCTGGGCGGTGGTACAAAAGTTAAAGTAGCTGTTAAATCAGCAACACTTGATGAAATAATTAAAACGGCTGATTTTATTACACTGCACACCCCCTTTGTTGACAAAGCGTTAATTGGTGCGGCAGAGTTGGCTCAAATGAAAAAAGGCGTGGGCCTGGTGAATATCTCCCGTGGCGGTTTAATTGATGAGTTGGCTTTGGTTGATGCTTTAAACAGCGGCCAGGTTTCTTTCGCAGCATTGGATGTGTTTGACAACGAGCCAACGCCCCGTGAAGAAATAATCAAACATCCGAAGATTTCTTTAACACCGCACATCGGCGCTGCAACCAATGAGGCCCAGGAACGGATTGGTGTTGAATTGGCGAGCTTGATTATTGGGCACTTTAATAAATAA
- a CDS encoding glycoside hydrolase family 2 TIM barrel-domain containing protein, which translates to MFKKIIFIGLLMLLRIGVSAQNTGTTLFDDNWLFYRGGALSAENESYDDSKWRKVDLPHDWSIEDLPGTSSPFTQNAISQVGGGFTVGGTAWYRKTFIIPAAQKGKRVVILFDGIYMNASVFINGHDLGTHPYGYTSFWYDITDKLNIGGKNIIAVEIKNEGQNTRWYSGSGIYRHVWLKVTDPVHIAQWGTAITTPEVTEKNAGIAIKTNVLNESATDEKIKVITKITDGKNHEVARCEEEELVKTGAAYQFTKTVNIDNPDLWSCESPALYTAVTEVYAEGKLTDQQKNTFGIRKITFDTENGFQLNGKTVKLKGGCVHNDNGPLGSKTYDRAEERKVELLKASGFNAIRCAHNPPAPALLEACDRLGMLVIDEAFDCWKYGKNPYDYHLYFNDWWKKDITSMVMRDRNHPSVIMWSIGNEIQEKGTPEGAETAKILAAYTRGLDPARPVTSAVNDLRPDKDPYFAALDISGYNYAVNSYGYESSTYEADHKRIPGRVMMGTESFPLEAFGNWMEVLDHPYVIGDFVWTSFDYIGEASIGWLGYPQGTSFYPWNLAYCGDLDICGWKRAQSYYRDALWKENQLSIFVTSPKPSFALNPKTASWSKWNWTDVVADWNWKGYENKPLTVNVNSSCEQVELFLNNKSLGKKETNRATRFMASWAVPYQAGTLTAIGYSGGKKVNTSVLCTADAPAKIQLSADRTKLKADNQDLSYITVELADAKGNLNPRAVNQVDFKVSGAGTIVGVGNANPRSVESNQLPRRKAWRGKCMVIIKTTGKAGAITLTASAANLTGKTVILHSY; encoded by the coding sequence ATGTTCAAAAAGATCATTTTCATTGGATTATTGATGCTGCTTCGGATCGGGGTATCAGCTCAAAACACAGGGACTACGTTATTTGACGATAACTGGTTGTTTTACCGTGGCGGTGCCCTGAGCGCCGAAAATGAAAGCTACGACGATTCCAAATGGCGAAAAGTTGACCTTCCGCACGACTGGAGCATCGAGGACCTGCCAGGCACGTCGTCACCCTTCACTCAAAATGCTATTAGCCAGGTTGGCGGTGGTTTTACCGTTGGCGGAACCGCATGGTATCGTAAAACTTTTATCATCCCTGCAGCTCAAAAGGGGAAGCGTGTGGTGATTCTTTTTGATGGGATTTACATGAATGCCAGCGTTTTTATAAACGGGCACGATTTAGGTACACATCCATATGGTTATACCAGTTTTTGGTACGATATTACCGATAAGTTAAATATTGGCGGCAAGAATATTATTGCTGTAGAAATAAAAAATGAAGGACAAAATACCCGATGGTATTCCGGTTCGGGAATTTACAGGCATGTTTGGCTAAAAGTGACTGATCCTGTGCATATAGCCCAATGGGGAACAGCAATAACCACACCCGAAGTAACCGAAAAAAATGCCGGGATTGCCATTAAAACCAATGTATTGAATGAAAGCGCAACCGATGAAAAGATTAAGGTTATCACGAAAATAACAGACGGGAAAAACCATGAAGTGGCGCGATGTGAAGAAGAAGAGTTAGTTAAAACCGGAGCAGCTTATCAATTTACCAAGACTGTTAATATTGATAATCCTGATCTATGGTCGTGTGAATCGCCTGCGTTATATACCGCTGTTACTGAAGTTTATGCTGAAGGAAAATTAACCGATCAGCAAAAAAACACCTTTGGCATCCGTAAAATAACATTCGATACGGAGAATGGATTTCAGTTAAATGGGAAAACTGTTAAGTTAAAAGGTGGCTGTGTGCATAATGACAACGGGCCGCTGGGGTCTAAAACGTATGACAGGGCGGAAGAGCGAAAAGTTGAACTATTAAAAGCCAGCGGTTTTAACGCCATACGCTGTGCTCATAATCCGCCAGCTCCGGCCTTATTGGAAGCCTGTGACCGCCTGGGGATGCTGGTGATTGATGAAGCGTTTGACTGCTGGAAATACGGCAAAAATCCGTATGATTATCACCTGTATTTTAATGACTGGTGGAAAAAGGATATTACAAGCATGGTGATGCGCGACCGGAACCATCCGAGTGTGATTATGTGGAGCATAGGAAACGAGATCCAGGAAAAAGGAACACCCGAAGGCGCAGAAACCGCGAAGATTTTGGCTGCTTATACCAGGGGACTTGATCCTGCAAGGCCGGTAACTTCAGCAGTTAATGATCTGAGACCGGATAAGGACCCTTACTTTGCAGCTTTGGATATAAGTGGATATAACTACGCTGTAAACAGTTACGGTTACGAATCCAGTACCTATGAGGCTGATCATAAGCGAATCCCCGGCAGGGTTATGATGGGTACCGAATCGTTCCCGTTAGAAGCCTTTGGGAACTGGATGGAAGTATTGGATCATCCTTATGTTATAGGGGACTTTGTGTGGACATCATTTGACTATATTGGCGAGGCAAGTATAGGATGGCTGGGTTATCCGCAGGGTACCAGCTTTTATCCCTGGAACCTGGCTTACTGTGGTGATCTTGATATCTGCGGCTGGAAGCGCGCACAATCCTATTACCGTGATGCGCTGTGGAAAGAAAATCAGTTGTCCATTTTTGTGACATCGCCCAAACCTTCTTTTGCGCTCAATCCCAAAACTGCTTCATGGTCAAAGTGGAACTGGACCGACGTTGTTGCAGACTGGAATTGGAAGGGCTATGAAAATAAACCGCTAACGGTAAATGTAAATTCATCATGTGAGCAGGTAGAGTTGTTTTTAAATAATAAATCGCTGGGAAAAAAGGAAACCAACAGGGCTACCCGGTTTATGGCTTCATGGGCAGTGCCTTACCAGGCCGGTACATTAACGGCGATAGGATATAGCGGAGGCAAAAAAGTTAACACCTCGGTACTTTGTACTGCTGATGCACCCGCAAAAATTCAATTATCGGCAGACAGAACGAAATTAAAAGCAGATAACCAGGACCTGAGTTATATTACAGTTGAACTTGCTGACGCAAAAGGTAACTTAAATCCGCGTGCTGTTAACCAGGTGGATTTTAAGGTTAGTGGTGCCGGTACAATAGTTGGGGTTGGCAATGCTAACCCACGGAGCGTGGAGAGCAATCAGTTGCCCCGGCGCAAAGCCTGGCGCGGCAAATGCATGGTAATTATTAAAACCACTGGTAAAGCGGGTGCTATAACATTAACGGCGAGTGCAGCTAACCTAACCGGAAAAACCGTAATTTTGCATAGTTATTGA
- a CDS encoding YitT family protein, whose product MKKRRFNFRKEIINILLILTGIFSAAFGLKGFLIPNEFIDGGVTGISLLISSITHWPISILIIVINVPFIWLGYKRINKLYALKTLVAILILSLVLFLVNFPHVTNDKLLTAVFGGFFLGTGIGLAMRGGCVIDGTELLAVYINPKSFLSVGQIILVINIAIFGVAAFFLGIQASLYSILTYLSASQTINYIILGFDEYTAVTIISPKSELIKNVIIRQLHRGVTVYKGERGFGKNTIEDKNIDILYVVITRLDVSRLVTTVQQVDPTAFIITHSVSEVKGGLIKRHVLAH is encoded by the coding sequence ATGAAAAAAAGAAGATTTAATTTTCGAAAAGAAATAATCAATATATTACTAATCCTAACCGGAATATTTAGCGCTGCATTTGGGCTTAAAGGTTTTTTGATCCCCAATGAATTTATTGATGGCGGGGTAACCGGAATTTCGCTGCTGATCAGTTCCATTACCCATTGGCCCATTTCAATTTTGATAATAGTGATCAATGTGCCTTTTATATGGCTGGGCTACAAACGCATAAATAAACTTTACGCGCTTAAAACATTGGTCGCCATATTGATCCTGTCGCTGGTGTTATTCCTCGTTAATTTTCCGCATGTTACCAATGATAAACTGTTAACCGCTGTATTTGGTGGTTTTTTCCTGGGCACCGGAATAGGTTTGGCCATGCGCGGCGGTTGTGTTATAGATGGCACGGAGCTACTTGCTGTTTACATCAACCCAAAATCATTTTTGTCGGTAGGGCAAATCATTTTGGTCATTAATATAGCAATATTTGGTGTGGCTGCTTTTTTCCTGGGGATCCAGGCGTCGTTGTATTCCATCTTAACTTATCTTTCCGCATCGCAAACTATCAACTATATTATCTTGGGTTTTGATGAATATACAGCGGTAACCATTATATCCCCTAAAAGTGAACTGATAAAAAATGTTATCATTCGCCAGTTGCACAGGGGCGTTACCGTATATAAAGGGGAAAGGGGATTTGGGAAGAACACAATTGAGGATAAAAATATCGACATCCTCTATGTTGTGATAACGCGCCTGGACGTGTCACGGCTGGTAACAACTGTTCAGCAGGTTGATCCGACCGCATTTATTATTACGCATTCGGTATCAGAGGTTAAAGGCGGATTGATTAAGCGGCATGTGCTGGCGCATTAA
- a CDS encoding ABC transporter permease gives MFKNNFKIAFRNLWRNKSFSAINIFGLAIGLAVCLLITLFVVDELSYDKYNLNADRIYRVNADFKVNGSLFYDRTSPAPMAAIMVKEYPNIERAARIKDNGKTLVKKGEQTITEDNSFFADANLFKVFTLPMIAGDPGTALNEPHSLVISERIAKKYFNTTDVIGKTMRLDNTTDYKITGVIKNTPAQSHIHFSFIKAMAERTDRNNTQWTSENYTTYLLARNGTTQNDLNNYLKEACKKYAEPELKQFIHTSIADLDQKGDHFRFVTIPVTRIHLYSDVARELEPTGSIQYVYMSIVIAVLILLIACVNFMNLSTARSAGRSKEVGIRKVLGSNRGSLINQFLVESIITSFIALIIAWFIALLLLHYFNQLAAKQISLNLFAEPWILPALLFATLIIGLMAGAYPAFFMSAFQPVQVLKGKLASGFKNSFLRNGLVVFQFVTVIVLIVGTLVIYSQLNYIRNKKLGYNREQVFVLQNIYSLGTHSKSFKQDVLKLAGVKSVTMSGYLPTSINDDTEVYGKDASMSPGQATALSTWDVDEDYIPTLGMQMAAGRNFSREMLTDSTAIIINETAVGMLGLKSPLNKVLYQGGHRFNIVGVVKDFNAGSLRTKIAPLVMRLGEDKGAMAFRIETKNIPALIAQVEALYRGADANMQTQPFTYSFMDDDFNHLYQSEQNTGKIFMSFAFFAILIACLGLFGLVTYAAEQRTKEIGIRKVLGASVVNIVSMLSNDFLKLVGISAIIAFPVAWWAMSRWLQDFAYRTSISWWVFAIAGLLAVVITITTVSFRAIKAALMNPVKSLKTE, from the coding sequence ATGTTCAAAAATAATTTTAAAATAGCCTTCAGAAACCTTTGGCGGAATAAAAGTTTTTCGGCTATAAATATATTCGGACTAGCTATAGGGTTAGCTGTTTGTTTGCTGATTACCTTGTTTGTAGTTGATGAACTAAGCTATGATAAATATAACCTCAACGCCGATCGTATCTACAGGGTAAACGCTGATTTTAAAGTAAACGGCAGCCTTTTTTATGATAGGACTTCACCTGCACCAATGGCTGCAATTATGGTAAAGGAGTATCCTAATATTGAGCGGGCTGCGCGTATTAAAGATAATGGTAAGACCCTGGTAAAGAAGGGCGAACAGACAATAACTGAGGATAATAGTTTTTTTGCGGACGCGAACCTGTTTAAGGTTTTTACCCTGCCAATGATTGCAGGCGATCCGGGTACGGCGTTAAATGAGCCACACTCGCTGGTGATAAGCGAGCGAATTGCCAAAAAGTATTTTAACACCACCGATGTAATTGGAAAAACAATGCGTTTAGACAACACCACCGATTACAAAATAACCGGGGTAATAAAAAACACACCTGCGCAATCGCATATCCATTTTAGCTTTATTAAAGCAATGGCCGAGCGTACGGATAGGAACAATACGCAATGGACAAGTGAAAATTATACTACCTATTTACTAGCGCGTAACGGCACCACGCAAAATGACCTAAACAACTACCTTAAAGAAGCTTGCAAAAAATATGCTGAACCTGAATTAAAGCAGTTTATACATACATCAATTGCGGACCTGGATCAGAAAGGTGACCACTTCAGATTTGTGACCATACCCGTTACCCGGATCCACTTATACTCGGATGTAGCCCGGGAACTGGAACCCACAGGTAGTATTCAATACGTGTACATGTCAATTGTGATTGCTGTTTTAATATTGCTGATTGCCTGCGTAAATTTCATGAACCTCTCAACAGCCCGTTCCGCAGGCCGGTCAAAAGAGGTTGGCATAAGAAAGGTGCTGGGATCAAATCGTGGTTCGCTAATCAATCAGTTCCTGGTCGAATCAATTATCACAAGTTTTATTGCTTTGATTATTGCCTGGTTTATTGCATTATTACTGCTGCATTATTTTAACCAGCTGGCAGCCAAACAAATAAGCCTTAACTTATTTGCCGAGCCGTGGATTTTGCCTGCGTTGTTGTTTGCAACCTTAATTATAGGCTTAATGGCAGGCGCTTATCCAGCGTTTTTCATGTCGGCATTTCAACCCGTTCAGGTATTAAAGGGCAAGTTGGCATCTGGCTTTAAAAATAGCTTTTTGCGCAATGGTCTTGTGGTGTTTCAGTTTGTTACGGTTATTGTTTTAATTGTTGGCACACTGGTTATATATAGTCAGCTTAACTATATCCGTAACAAAAAATTAGGCTATAACCGCGAGCAGGTGTTTGTTTTGCAAAATATCTATTCGCTTGGTACCCACTCTAAATCCTTTAAGCAGGATGTGCTGAAACTGGCAGGTGTAAAATCTGTTACAATGTCGGGCTATTTACCTACATCAATAAACGACGACACTGAGGTTTACGGCAAAGATGCATCCATGAGCCCCGGCCAGGCAACTGCACTTTCAACATGGGACGTTGACGAAGATTATATCCCGACACTTGGGATGCAAATGGCTGCGGGCCGAAATTTTTCGAGAGAAATGCTAACAGATTCTACTGCTATAATCATCAATGAAACAGCCGTTGGTATGTTGGGCTTAAAAAGTCCTTTAAATAAAGTGCTCTACCAGGGTGGACACCGGTTTAATATTGTTGGTGTAGTAAAAGATTTCAATGCGGGCTCCCTGCGAACCAAAATTGCACCACTTGTAATGCGATTGGGCGAAGATAAGGGTGCAATGGCTTTCCGGATAGAAACGAAAAATATCCCTGCGCTTATAGCACAAGTAGAGGCACTTTACCGCGGCGCTGACGCAAACATGCAGACCCAGCCATTTACCTATTCGTTTATGGATGATGATTTTAATCACCTCTATCAATCCGAACAAAATACAGGCAAGATCTTTATGTCTTTTGCATTTTTTGCTATTCTGATAGCTTGTCTGGGTTTATTTGGCCTCGTTACTTACGCTGCCGAACAGCGTACAAAGGAGATCGGAATCCGAAAGGTATTAGGCGCTTCTGTAGTTAATATTGTAAGTATGCTGTCTAACGATTTTTTAAAGCTTGTCGGTATATCGGCCATCATCGCTTTCCCGGTTGCCTGGTGGGCCATGAGCCGCTGGCTGCAGGATTTTGCTTATCGTACCAGCATCAGTTGGTGGGTATTTGCAATAGCGGGCCTGCTTGCGGTTGTAATAACCATTACAACCGTAAGCTTCCGTGCAATAAAAGCTGCGCTGATGAACCCTGTAAAGAGTTTGAAGACAGAGTGA